AGAGGCCCCCGCTCCTGAATCAGTTGAAGCGCCGTCTGAAGAAACTAAAACAGAAGAATAAAATACCTCTGTTGAAAAATTCTTTTAAGTCCTGGTTCTATACCGGGACTTTTTTTTTGGAAGATACAGGATGTAAGATGCCAGATGCCAGATACAGGATCCAGATCCCGTATCCCGTATCCTGTATCCTGTATCCCGTATCCTGTATCCTGTATCCCGTATCCAGAATCTCGTAACTTGCATCATTCATGACAAAGTATTATAAAATAGGAAAACTGGCGGCCAGCACCGGGTTAAAAGGTGAACTGGTCCTGCAGCACAGCCTGGGATCAAAAACCTCCCTCAAGGGACTGGAAGCCATATTCCTGGAAGAAAAAAAAGACAGCTTTATTCCTTACTTCATCCAGTCGGCAAAGATCCGCAGTGAAAATGAAACCGTGATAAAACTGGAAGGGGTGGATATTATGGAAGCTGCCCGTAAACTTACACCCAAAGAGGTTTGGCTGGCGGAAACGGACTTTAAAAAATTTGCCGCAAGATCATCGCCCATTTCTTTGCTTGGTTTTACCATGATCGACGACGAAGACAATGTGATCGGGGAGATAACAGAAGTGATCGAACAGCCACACCAGGTATTATGTACTGTATTGATCGAAGGAAAGGAAGCATTGATACCCATCCATGGAGAAAGCCTTGACAAAGTGGACAAGAAGAACAGGAAAGTATATGTTACGCTTCCGGATGGCCTGCTGGATATTTATCGATGATAAAACCAAACCTATAAGGTTTGCTGAGACGATTAAACTTATAAGTGGCTTTATTTTACAGGGAATTTAATTCAAAAGACAGAAAATAAACCTTATAGGTTTATGAAAGAACCCCGCCGCATCATAGCACATTTTGATCTTGACTCCTTTTTTGTTTCGGTGGAGATATTGAATGATCCTTCATTGAAAGGCAAGCCGGTGATCGTTGGCGGAAGGGAGAGAGGGGTGGTGGCCGCCTGCAGTTATGAGGCAAGGAAGTTCGGCATTCATTCCGGGATGCCATCTAAAAAAGCATTGCAGCTTTGTCCGCATCTCATCGTATCCAACAGTTCAAGGGGAGAATACAGCAGGTACAGCCGCTGGGTCACCCAGATCATCGCATCCAAAGCGCCGCTCTTTGAAAAAGCATCGGTGGATGAATTCTATATTGACCTGAGCGGCATGGAAAAATTCTTCAAGCCCCTGCAATGGACTATTGACCTGCGGCAGCAGATCATCGAAGAAACACGTTTGCCCATATCATTTGGCCTGGCCAGTAATAAAATGATGGCCAAAATTGCTACCAACGAGGCCAAACCCAATGGCTATCTCCAGATACCGTTCGGAAAGGAAAAGAATTTCTGGCGCCATTGGCGGTCAATAAGATCCCGGGGTGGGTGACCACACGTATGAGATCCTGAGATCAATGGGTATATTCACCATTAAAGATGTAAGCGAAAGAACCCAGGAAGAACTGGAAGAACGGCTTGGCAAGTGGGGCATCGATCTCTGGTACAAAAGCCAGGGCATACACAACGGTGAAGTGAGCCAGTACCATGAGGCAAAATCTGTTTCTTCAGAAAATACCTTTAATGAGAACAAGACCGACATCGGTTTTCTGAAAAGCGAACTGGTAAGGCTTACCGAAAAAATTGCGTTCGAGCTGAGGCAGGATGGTAAGGTGGCCGGTTGTGTGGCCGTTAAGATCCGGTACCACGACTTTGAGACCACTTCCCGCCAGACCACTGTTCCGTATACCTGTGCCGATGATGAGATCATCCCGGTGGTTAAGGAATTATTTGACAAGCTATACAGGAAGGGCGAGCCGGTAAGGCTGCTGGGTGTACGCCTGAGTGAACTGACCAACGATGCTATTCAAACCAATTTGTTTGATGACGTGGAACGGAAATCGGGTCTGTATAAAGCCATCGATAATGTTAAAAAACGTTTTGGAAAAAATTCACTTACCCGCGCTTCTTCTAACAGGAAATAAGGTTGTAATTTTACAGACTCTTACACACTTAAAAATTTTATCATTATGAGTTTACGATTAGGGGATATTGCTCCCAATTTTAAAGCAAAAACATCTTTAGGGGAAATTGATTTTTATGAATACTTAGGCGATTCATGGGGGATTTTATTTTCGCACCCGGCTGATTATACACCGGTTTGTACTACCGAACTCGGGCGCACTGCTTTATTGAAAGAAGAATTTGCCAAACGCAATGTAAAAGTGCTGGCGTTAAGTGTTGACCCGGTAGATAAGCACCTGAGCTGGATCAGCGATATTAATGAAACACAGCATTGCCATGTGGAATTCCCGATCATTGCCGACGATGATAAAAAGGTTTCTGAATTATATGATTTCATTCATCCCAATGCATCGGCAACGGCAACCGTCCGTTCGTTGGTGATCATTGGCCCTGATAAAACCGTTAAACTGATCATTACATATCCGGCGTCTACCGGCAGGAATTTCGTAGAAGTATTGCGGGTGGTTGATTCATTACAGCTTACTGCGAACTACAGCGTGGCTACACCCGCTAACTGGACTGAAGGCGAAAAAGTAATTGTAGCACTCAATGTGAGTACCGACGACGCTGTTAAAAAATTCCCTAAGGGACTGGAAATTGTGAAGCCTTATTTGCGTTACACCCCGCAACCCAACATTGATTGATCATTCTACTGCCGGGGCGCTTAAGCAACCCGGCAGCTATGTAGTTGCCGCAGATAGTTGTAAGGTCTTAAACCCTTACAGGATTTTTTTCAATTGCTGAATTAATGCCCGTATATCTTTTGGAAGTTCAGCCTCCAGGTCGATCAGTTTTCCGTCGGTATCCGTAAACTTCAGCCGGTAAGAATGCAGTGCCAGCCTGTTCAGCATGGGCCTTTCTTCTTCGTCATGCCTGCTGAGTTTAAATTTCTTTTTTATGGAAGAAAGCAGGATGGGTTTACCATCGCCATACAGTTCATCACAGGCAAGGGGATGGCCCATGTTCCTGCAATGCACCCTTATCTGGTGGGTACGGCCGGTATGTAATTGGAATTGTACAAGCGAAAACTGTTTAAGGTCTTCCAAAACCTCGTAATCGGTTATGGATGGTTTGCCATTGCGGTGAACCACCATCAACCCTTTTTGGGTGGGGTGCTCACTGATGGGGGCATCCAGGGTCCCTTTTTTTTGTGAAGGGCAGCCAGTCACCAGGCCCTGGTAATACTTTTCAATCTTCCGCTCTTCAAACAGCCGGGAGAAATATTTATGAGCCGCTTCCGACTTTGCAAATAAGATGATGCCGCTGGTATCTTTATCCAGCCGGTGAACAGTAAAGATGCTCCCGTATTTTTCCAGCAGCATATCCTTGAGGGAAGGTTCGCTCTGCATCCGGTCGGGGATGGATAAAAGGCCGGCCGGTTTATTGATGGCAATAAAGGAATCATTCTCAAAAATGACCTCGGGTCGTAATTTTTTCACTGCTTATTTCTTTTTGGAGGCATTCATGTATTTGAGGAGCCTGATCTCTTTTTCACTC
This sequence is a window from Chitinophagaceae bacterium. Protein-coding genes within it:
- a CDS encoding RNA pseudouridine synthase, with the protein product MKKLRPEVIFENDSFIAINKPAGLLSIPDRMQSEPSLKDMLLEKYGSIFTVHRLDKDTSGIILFAKSEAAHKYFSRLFEERKIEKYYQGLVTGCPSQKKGTLDAPISEHPTQKGLMVVHRNGKPSITDYEVLEDLKQFSLVQFQLHTGRTHQIRVHCRNMGHPLACDELYGDGKPILLSSIKKKFKLSRHDEEERPMLNRLALHSYRLKFTDTDGKLIDLEAELPKDIRALIQQLKKIL
- the rimM gene encoding 16S rRNA processing protein RimM, producing the protein MTKYYKIGKLAASTGLKGELVLQHSLGSKTSLKGLEAIFLEEKKDSFIPYFIQSAKIRSENETVIKLEGVDIMEAARKLTPKEVWLAETDFKKFAARSSPISLLGFTMIDDEDNVIGEITEVIEQPHQVLCTVLIEGKEALIPIHGESLDKVDKKNRKVYVTLPDGLLDIYR
- a CDS encoding peroxiredoxin, with the protein product MSLRLGDIAPNFKAKTSLGEIDFYEYLGDSWGILFSHPADYTPVCTTELGRTALLKEEFAKRNVKVLALSVDPVDKHLSWISDINETQHCHVEFPIIADDDKKVSELYDFIHPNASATATVRSLVIIGPDKTVKLIITYPASTGRNFVEVLRVVDSLQLTANYSVATPANWTEGEKVIVALNVSTDDAVKKFPKGLEIVKPYLRYTPQPNID